The genome window AATCTTTTTTCTATGTTTCGTGAACTTTCCATGTGTTCAGATTCTTCTATGTTTTGAGAAAATTTTGGGTCCTTTTCTATTTTGTTATTGTCTGATGGTTTTTCTATTGTATTAGACTTTTCTGAGTCAAATGGATCTAACGATGCAAGCTCTTTCTCATTTTTCTTTTTAGCAATCTGTTTTACAATCATAATTCCAATTACAATTGCAATTATGATATAATTGATTGGTGGTTTTAGTAACTGTGTAACATATCCTACTTGTGGAAGTACATATGCAACTTTTCCAATATATTCTTCTTCTGTAATTGGAAAGTCTGTTCCTGGAATTGATGCTGAGTTTGCATCTCCTCTTGTTCTAATTGTTTTAGGATCATCATCAAGTATTGAAACAACTCTGTGTACTATAACTCTATTATGATCT of Nitrosopumilus sp. contains these proteins:
- a CDS encoding signal peptidase I → MAKKSMSKGVIKDIIIVGVGVLVIWIGLQVAFGTQNPFYVVASGSMIPVLQVYDVLVVQGHEPFEDIEIGDIIVFNRPSDHNRVIVHRVVSILDDDPKTIRTRGDANSASIPGTDFPITEEEYIGKVAYVLPQVGYVTQLLKPPINYIIIAIVIGIMIVKQIAKKKNEKELASLDPFDSEKSNTIEKPSDNNKIEKDPKFSQNIEESEHMESSRNIEKRLEDIEKSVEESKTDENVKK